TATGTGATATAAGACTTATTTGCGCTATGTAAAGACTTTATtcaatgagtgtacaaaacattaggaacatcttcctaatattgacttagaacagcctcaattcgtcagggtatggactacaaggtgtcaaaagcgttccacggggatgctggctgttgaccccaatgcttcccatagttgtgtcaagttggctggatgtcctttgggtgatgaaccattcttgatacacacgggaaactgttgagtgtgaaaaacccagcagcgttgcagttcttgacacactcaaaccgatgcgcctggcacctactaccataccgcgttcaaaggcacttaaatcttttgtcttgcccattcaccttctgaatagcacacatacacaatccatgtctcaactgtttcaatgcttaaaaatccttctttaacctgtctcctccccttcatctacactgattgaagtggatttaacaggtgacatcaataagggatcatagctttcaactggattcacctggtcagtctatgtcatggaaagagcaggtgtttctaATGCTTTGTGTACTCAGTGTATTTACAAAGTATTTTCAAGAACACAATCTAGCCACTGGAGGTCAGTAGAAGCACATTCAGTGAACACTTGAATGTGATGTGAAGCCTAAGACATCCTCCGCATGATGTATCTGTGTTTTTTATTCAACAGTTATTCAAAGCTTATCTCGCCAAGTCCACTGTTTAACATAAGTGATAGTGCCATAAAAACTGCAGATTTTTTAGGTTTGTGTTTGTGTCACACACACCCCATGTCCTCCTGTGTCCATATCTGGTCCTCAGACAATTCTGCTCCCAGCTCGGATCCCCCACTCCCCCCAGAGACTGGATAACACTGTGGGGCTGGTGTTGGAGAGAAGGAGGCTTCATTCAAAGACAGACTGTTTAAGGTACCACCATCCACCATGCCTTCTTCTTACACACATCTCACACCTCACATCCCCTTGACCCccctacgagagagagagagagaaagagagagagaaagaaagagagagagagagaaagaaagacagatagagaaagaaatCATGCCTCTGTGGTTTCAGGTAATGTGTGGATGACACTACAGACATTTTGAGAGGGTTTTACTGTGAAAACCTGAGGACCCAGCTGGTGCCAGTGATTCAAAAGTGAGACGCATGTCATTGAGTTTAGTCCGGCATTAAACAGAACACTTTTTTTGTGAACATTAGTGCTCGGCAGGGAATACTCAGCGGATGCTGTGGTCCTCAGTTTTTTTTGCGTCGGAGCAGCACAGAACAGGCAAGTTAAACCCAGGTGACTCCCCCTCTCACAAAGTGACAATGGGAGAAAGGTGGTCTTCAGTAGGTGTTGCACACTACTTTTATTTTTTGTGTGGTTTTACATCTGGTTTGTGGATATTTTGCTGTGCAAGTGTGTCCCACGACACGAGAACCCTGTTGGCCAATGTGCTATCATTTTCTGTCTGTCTAGACTTCAGACAGCCTCAGAACACCTTGCATGTGATGACCCCCTTCCACTTCAGAGACTGAGTGGAAAAACAGCGTCCCTCCCTGGCCAGCTGACACCCCATCTACATGTTCGGGGCCCAGTTTGAGACGGCGGTGACCCTGGAATATCTGGAATGATGACTTAGCTATTTGTTGACCTTTTACATTCATTGAAACCTTTCAAAGCGACCAACAACCAGTCCAGACTGAGCTCCCCACTTGATTCAAACTCATGACTTGCTAATATTGAAAGTTACAGTAAGTTGCTCACTAGTGTAGTAGGAGGAAAGTGAGCTATAGGTCTGGTTTATCAGACTAGTGAGTGTAAAGATGAGGATGGTGGTGCTAATGTTACTTCTACTACTCTGTGACAGACCATGCTGTGTGGCCCCGGGCAGACAGAGGTTTGTAAACAAGGAACTGATGTCTGGTTATGGCAGCAGGTACAGTGTCACTAATCCATTCGAGAATTTGCATTTCTGTCACGTCATCATGCCTTCACTATTTATTTAAACGTGTGgtatttctctcttttcatttcaCTCGCTCTGCTTCCTTCTGTCTATTGGCACTTTCGTCctcaccttctcttcctctcccaggaGGGATCCCTCCCCATGTGACTCTGGATGGCCAAGAGTTCCCTCAGTCCACAGGAGACAGCCTACTCATTCCGGGACATAGCCAGTGAGTGGGATGATGAGTGTGGTAATAAGAAAAGGAAACGGAAGATAGAGTGGATGTTTGTGAATTGCCCCAATAAATAATGGCTTTAGAGAAAGAATGTTGTATTCAAGTAACACAAGAAGAAAGAGGTCGTCACTCATACAGTAGATGCTATTATTTTGTGGTTTGCTAGAGGAATCTGTTTGAATTTCTGTTTTTGTATGATTCCGGTGCTTGCGGTACCAGTGGAGGGGAGAATTTGCCTGTTTGTCACTCAAaacccaggaaggagacgtgCATGACCTCTGACGAGCACGCTCTCTGCTGCGACGCACAAGGAAAAAGGAGGGTCAGCGAAAGAGATTGCATGTTCTTttgctgcagagagcgtgattgTAACCCTGAGTCATAAATGACGTTAAAGATTAACACTCTGTAATGAACTCAAAGATAAGATTTGGGTAAGTATTGAGTAAAACAGGAAGTCAAACAAACTGTAATAGAACATCTTGACAAATAAACTTATCAACAACAATATATTTTCATGCTTTCGGAATGAAACCATTTCATGAACACCTGAATCagtgttgaaatgtattcaaactGAATTGTACATTTGTACAATTTGTACAAGTgttcataaataaatacaaatatggtATGTGATCTCTTATTTGTTAACACACCAAATGGTTTCGTTAGCACTTCCCAGCAGTCAGGATGGTTGAATGAGGAAGTTCACACGCACTTCCTGTAATACTTCCCTTCATGTAAACCACACACTGAAGCATAACTTTGATCTTCCATTGATGCAATGCTCCATTAGATTAATTTGAACAACATCCATTTAACCAAGTTAAACCCACAGTTCAGAATAACTCATTGTATTTCTCTGTAGTCCAAACCTGATGTATGTAAGATAGCAGAACAAAATAGAAATCAGCAATTCACTGAACGTTAGTCGAGATATTTGACGGGCCTACTAATTAAAACCTTTTTTTAATATGAAGCCTTTGATCCTTTAGGATGTTTGAACAGTACTTAGGTTGTTCAACTGAATGTGGTGTGTGGGTTTGTGACAGTGGCCCTACAGTAGATTCTCTTCCCAGCACAGTGTACTGCCCACAGAGCAGATGACTGATACATTCTGTCATGTTCCAGCTTGCCTCATTTGATGCTTGATAGTGCACTTGTTATTCACTGCCATGGCAACCGACTAGTGCTCTCTCAGTAAAAATGCTTGCCTGTATTACCGTGTTGACAGTTTATTACCATGCTTACTGAAAACGATGGACTTAAGGGTTTGTGAGGACACTGTCAATTACATGGTGTGTTTCCATTTATAAATTGGGTGGTTCaggtcctgaatgctgattggctgacagctgtggtatttCAGACTGTGTACCACggctatgacaaaacatgtatttttaatgctctaattacattgttaaccagtttataatagcaataagtcaCCTCGGGGGTTTATGATAAGGGCTGTTTCCAGGCACTCCACATTGTGTTATGCCTAAGAacggccatataccacaccccctcgggacTTATTGCTTAAGTATGCTGTGTATATAATAGCATGTAGGTGAGACTGTATGACTTGGTAATCCTCTACAGAGAGTCATCATTTAGCCAGTCGTACTCTCAGAGTTTTTCTGATGACATGCTGCTCTGCTATTAGTGAGGCCAGGGCCCAGGGCAGGGCGTACTCAAGAGTCACCAGCCCTGCCAGGTTATAGCTAAACCCAGAGTAGTCCCATGGACAGGCTCCTAGAAACCTCAGCACCACGCCCCAGCTAAACTCCCACAGGTAGATGAACAGGGTGTAGACCAGCATGCGTAGCAGCAGGGGGCAGCGCTGGGCCAACAGCCTGCCACGCAGGCCCTCTATGAGGAAGATGGCCAAGGCATACATGGGGAGGGCCCAAAGGCTGGTGTGTCCTGCCAGCCTCCTGTCCTTGGTCTCCCACCAGTCCCATACAGCGGTGAAGCCCACCTCACACAGGCAGCCGTGCAGAGCGTAGACATAGAGGCGGCCCAGAGGGGACAGGGGACGATGGGTCACCCGCTCTGGTGGCTCTGGTGGGGCCTCCTCGTCATCACCAGCCTCTGTCACAGGAAGAGAATATCAAGACTTGTCGCACGCTATGAAGTATTTCTCACCTGTCCAGACAGTACAGTCGATTACGAGTGATGAGTGCACAgagttacatgctgaccagactggaCACGTCGCAtgcgcgagcgtcgcaaaatacatttagaaatccgtattattcaattattgcacccacactgctcgcgggcgccaacgagtgtctgcgttgccaagggctaaaatagaattcctttctatttctgacgaaGATCACGCTGAAAGTCCTACCTCTCCCACCTCCTTaatggtttatagaagcaggtacccacgtgccatctcctcattggttatacccacgtggatGATTGAAAGACGGACTGTTTTgccgatcaccatataagttcaaagatgaaaaagcctggaaggaggagagatgactagaaacgattcggttggccgttttatgtgtggattaattgtcggagtagaggaccttgtgcatttcaggtaaaataacaactcaatgtttatatcccaggacaaattagctagcaacagcaagctagctaaacagaaagctagcaagtgcaagctaactagctaaattgccatacatgtttaatgcttttcgacttgtccccaaattaatgtcattggttcagagtttgttttgctattttaacctgcgtctcgtgatcgcgtttggtgtagagggacaaaataaatgtatgcacgatagcgcagGATGTCACACACGCACAGCAGGTTTGGGTTCCGTGATACAGTTACAGTATTATGCAACACAGAGCAGTTTAACAGTCTCACAAAATACTTGCTCCACATATCTGCATGCTCTGGTTAAATGCACATAGTCATAGACCCATGCCAGTGCATATCAGGAGACAACTCTACTATTCTCT
This window of the Oncorhynchus clarkii lewisi isolate Uvic-CL-2024 chromosome 1, UVic_Ocla_1.0, whole genome shotgun sequence genome carries:
- the LOC139410447 gene encoding transmembrane protein 229B-like; this translates as MESGTLHVRRVLGGKTLEAGDDEEAPPEPPERVTHRPLSPLGRLYVYALHGCLCEVGFTAVWDWWETKDRRLAGHTSLWALPMYALAIFLIEGLRGRLLAQRCPLLLRMLVYTLFIYLWEFSWGVVLRFLGACPWDYSGFSYNLAGLVTLEYALPWALASLIAEQHVIRKTLRVRLAK